In Cheilinus undulatus linkage group 16, ASM1832078v1, whole genome shotgun sequence, one DNA window encodes the following:
- the LOC121524459 gene encoding hepatoma-derived growth factor-like, protein MPRSNRQREYKPGDLVFAKMKGYPHWPARIDELPEGAVKSPSNKYQVFFFGTHETAFLGAKDLLPYDENKEKLGKPNKRKGFTEGLWEIENNPTVTHEGYESSKKENASEGAGDTGGSEKPEAEGSSDEDEGALVIDEKNEKGGTKRKAEESTEASPKRPKDTEAGGDPKVDDNKSNAEAKLNDVAAPKLTAPSSQSESKAENQENAAAGGQLTAEKPVTDSA, encoded by the exons ATGCCGAGGTCCAACAGGCAAAGAGAGTACAAACCCGGAGATCTTGTATTCGCTAAAATGAAGGGGTATCCACACTGGCCTGCGAGG ATTGATGAGCTACCTGAAGGAGCCGTGAAGTCTCCCTCAAACAAGTACcaggttttcttttttggaaCACATGAGAC GGCATTCCTTGGAGCCAAAGATTTGTTACCATATGATGAAAATAAGGAGAAGCTTGGAAAACCAAACAAGAGGAAAGGCTTCACTGAGGGACTCTGGGAGATTGAGAACAACCCCACTGTCACGCATGAAGGCTACGAG TCGTCAAAGAAGGAGAATGCATCAGAAGGAGCAGGGGACACCGGTGGTTCAGAGAAGCCTGAAGCTGAAGGCAGCAGTGATGAGGATGAAGGAGCCTTGGTCATTGACGAGAAGAATGAGAAGGGAGGAACTAAGCGAAAAGCAGAGGAGTCCACAGAG GCTTCTCCCAAACGACCGAAGGATACAGAGGCAGGGGGCGACCCTAAAGTAGACGACAACAAGTCGAACGCAGAGGCAAAGCTGAATGATGTGGCTGCACCTAAGTTGACGGCTCCCTCCTCTCAGAGCGAGTCAAAAGCAGAGAACCAGGAAAATGCTGCAGCAGGAGGCCAGCTCACAGCAGAGAAG CCAGTGACAGACAGCGCTTAA
- the mrpl24 gene encoding probable 39S ribosomal protein L24, mitochondrial, giving the protein MRLTALLSMAVRVVKPKGYRYGTNRPWTVAAKRLNPPGSKRRKVFVEPLASEDWTLFRGDRVEILAGKDKGKQGKVIQVFRNRNWVILEGLNTHHRYVGKTLDYRGTYIASEAPLLLRDVALVDPADRKPTEVEWKFTEEGERVRVSLRTGRIIPKPVVERRDGIVPQQWKDGPKDTSPEDTLEKTFVPSLKTLEEEVMEKLGIQEPRRHRRSYWY; this is encoded by the exons ATGAGGCTGACTGCCCTCCTGTCGATGGCTGTCAGGGTTGTCAAACCCAAAGGTTATCGCTACGGGACGAATAGACCATGGACTGTTGCTGCCAAGAGGCTCAATCCTCCGGGTAGTAAGAGGAGAAAGGTGTTCGTGGAGCCGCTAGCATCAGAGGACTGGACCCTGTTCAGAGGGGACAGG gtTGAGATTCTTGCAGGGAAGGACAAAGGAAAGCAAGGAAAAGTGATTCAAGTCTTCAGAAACAGAAATTGGGTCATCCTGGAAGGACTTAACACA CATCACAGGTATGTCGGTAAAACTTTGGATTACCGTGGGACCTACATTGCCAGCGAGGCTCCCCTCCTGCTACGAGACGTTGCCCTCGTTGATCCTGCAGACAG GAAGCCCACTGAGGTGGAGTGGAAATTTACAGAGGAAGGTGAGAGGGTCCGAGTGTCTCTCAGGACCGGTCGGATCATCCCCAAACCCGTAGTTGAGCGACGAGACGGCATTGTGCCCCAGCAGTGGAAGG atGGTCCTAAAGACACCAGTCCAGAAGACACTCTAGAAAAGACCTTTGTACCGTCCTTGAAAACCCTGGAGGAAGAAGTCATGGAAAAACTGGGCATCCAGGAACCCAGGAGGCACCGGAGGTCCTACTGGTACTGA